GCGGTGCAGTGGTGCACGCACGAGCTCCTGGAGGCGATCGCGGACGCCTCGAAGCGCACCGGCCGCCGCATCCACATGCATCTGCTGGAGACCCAAACGCAGCGGGCTTGGCTCGACGCCAACTATCCCGGCGGCATCCTGAAATTCCTTGATGGCATCGGCTTCTTGAGTCCGCGGCTGACGCTCGCCCACTGCACCTGGGCGCGGCCTGACGAGCTCGAGCTGCTCGCCGCCCGCGGCGCAACGATATCCGTGAACACCAGCTCGAACCTGCATCTGCGCTCGGGCATCGCGCCGCTCAAGGAGATGGTGAAGCGCGGCTGCCGCGTGGCGCTCGGGCTCGACGGCTCGACCTTCGACGAGGATGACGATGCGCTCCGCGAAATGCGGCTCGCGCATTTCCTGCATCAGGGCTGGGCCTTCACGACCGACGTCAGCCGCGCGCAGATGTTGCGGATGGCATTCCACAACGGCCGCTTCTCGGTCACCAACAGGGACGACGGCGGCGCGCTTGCGCCCGGCATGCCGGCCGACATCCTGGTTTTGGACTGGGACGCGGTCGACCATGAACGCGTGCGGCCCGATCTCAATCCGCAGGACATGCTGTTTGCCCGCAGCACCATGCGCCACATCCACGAGCTGATCGTCGCCGGACGTCCGGTGGTGCGCGACGGGCAGGTGTTGAACATCGATTACCCCGTCATGCGCGACGAGATGCTGGCGCGGCTGCGCGCCGACATGCACGGAAACGAAGGGCTCGCGGCCGCTATCTCCGAGCTCGAGCGTGCGATCGCGGCGCATTACCAATCGCAGCCGCCTTGCTGTTGAGTTCTCATGCCCGTTGCCAAAGTCCACCGCATCTCCGCAGCCTCGCCCGATGACGTGAGCGGCATCGAGACTGCGATTGCCAGCGGCCGCATCGATCCCAAGGGCGTGATCGCTGTGCTCGGAAAGACCGAAGGCAACGGTCTCGTCAACGATTACGCGCGAGGCTATGCGGCGTTGGCGTTGAAGCTGATGTTCGAGCGTTATCTTGGCGCGGAGCTGGCGGCGAAGATCTGCCTCGTGATGTCGGGCGGCACCGAGGGCGGCATGTCGCCGCATTGGACGGTGTTCGAGCGTGCCGAAGGCGAGGGGGCCGAACGTCCCGCGCTGGCGCTCGGCCGCGCCCACACCGCGGCGCTGCCGGCGGAGCATCTTGGGCGACTGCCGCAGGCCGACATGGTGGCCGAGGCGGTGCACGCCGCGATGCGCGACGCCAGGATCGACGATCCCGCCGCCGTGCATTTCGTGCAGGTGAAATGCCCGTTGCTCACGGTGGCGCGCACCGCCGAAGCCGAAGCGCGCGGCGCGGCGGTTGCTACGAAAGACACGTTGAAGTCGATGAATCTGTCGCGCGCCGCAAGTGCGCTCGGTGTGGCGCTCGCCCTCGGCGAGGTCGATCGCGGCAAGCTCAGCGATGCGCAGATCGGCAACGACTGGAGCATCTGGTCGGGCCGCGCGAGCTGCTCAGCTGGTATCGAATTGCTCGACCATGAGGTTGTTGTCATGGGCATGTCGCCAGCGTGGAGCGGGTCGCTTTCCATCGATCACGCGGTGATGACTGACGCCATCGACATCGAACCGGTCCGCGCCGCGCTGTCGCGTCTTGGCTTGAATTCGGGTGGTCAGCTCAATTCAAGTCAGCGCGGGCGGCTCACCGCCGTGCTCGCCAAAGCCGAGGCGAGCCACGACGGCAGGCTGCGCGGCAACCGCCACACGATGTTGGACGACTCCGACATTTCATCCACGCGGCACGCCCGGGCCTTCGTCTGCGGCGCGCTTGCAGGCCTCATCGGTCACGCTGAGATTTACGTGTCCGGCGGCGCGGAGCATCAGGGGCCGGACGGAGGCGGACCGGTGGCGCTGATCGTCAATCGCCAGGCGGAATAGCCGCCGCCGGCCTCGCGTGCTGTCAGCCAAGCGCTGCCGCGAGCCGACGCTTCTTCGACTGCTCGAAGCCGTGCATTCCGCAATACCATTGCAGCGCCACGACAACCCCTTTGACGGGTTGCAGCAGTGCCAAGGCAAGGATTGCGATGGCTGGCAGCCAGATCAGATACTGGAGCCAGGTCGGCGGCGCGTAGAGTTCCTCCATCACCAGCACGCCGGGAACCACAAGGTGTCCGACGAGGACGATGACCAGGTAGGCCGGGAAGTCATCGGCGCGATGATGCGAGTATTCCTCGCCGCATTTCGGACAGCCATCGGCAACCTTCAGGAATCGCCCGAACAAGCTGCCGCCGCCGCAGTTCGGGCAGCGCATCGTGAAGCCGCGCCAGAGTGCGCGACCGGGCGTCACGGCGGTTTCGTTGCTGGCCATTGCCAAATCTCCCTTGTCATCCGATCGCCCATACAATACGGATTTATGTCCATACAAACGACGACAAAGTTTGGAATTGCATGGATTGGGTCCCTACAATTTCGGAGTGGTCCGGACCGGCGTTCAAACGCATCGTCGACGCTCTCGCGGCCGACATTGCGGGCGGGCGTCTGAAACGGGGACAACAGCTTCCGACCCACCGCGCGCTGGCGCAGGCGTTGCGGCTCGACCTCACCACAGTGACGCGCGCCTACGGGGAAGCGCGGAGGCGTGGGCTGATCGAGGCGCAGGTCGGGCGCGGAACCTTCGTTTCGGAAACGACGCTCCGCGCTCATTCCGACATCCCGCAAGCCATCAAGATCGACTTCTCAATGAACGTTCCGCCCCAACCATTGGAGGCCAATCTCGATCTGCATATCGTGCAGGCCTTGGGAGCACTCAGGGACGAAGCGGGCTTGAGCTCGTTTCTGAATTACCAGCAGCCGGGCGGCAACGACGATGAACGCGAGGTCGCGGCACACTGGCTGCGCCGCCGCATTTCGGCGGTGCGGCCGGAGCGCGTTGTCGTCTATCCGGGCAATCAAGCGATTTTGTTCAACGCATTGCTGTCGCGGTGCGCGCCAGGCGACTTTGTTCTGACCGAAGCGTTGACCTTTCCGGGTATGAAGGCCGCGGCCAAAAGGCTCGGCCTGCGCCTCGTCGGCGTTGCGATGGATACGGAAGGCGTCCTGCCGGATGCGCTGAAATCGGCGTGCCGGGAGTACAAGCCCAAAGCCGTCTACCTCACGCCGACACTGCACAATCCCACGACCGCGACGATGTCGCAGAAGCGTCGCGCCGCCGTCGCCGACATCATCCAGGCGAGCAAGACGCTGCTGATCGAAGACGATGCCTATGGCTGGCTCAATCCGACCGCATCGCCGATTGCGAACCTCATTCCGGAGCGGACCTATCTGGCCGTGGGATTATCGAAGTGCATCGCGCCGGCATTGAGAGTTTCGTACCTCCATGCCCCCGATGAGCACTCGGCGCGCGACATGAGTGAAAGTCTCGGCGCCACCATGCTGATGGGCGCGCCGCTGATGGTGGCCCTGGTGACGCATTGGATCAAAACCGGCGTCGCCGACGACATCATCCGGGCGATTCGCGATGAAGCCGCGGGGCGCCAACGACTCGCGGGAAAATTCCTGAAGGCCGTCCCTCATGCGGCAGGCCCGCATGGTCACCACCTCTGGATTCCGTTGCTGCAACGGCGCAATCCGACCGGATTTGTCGGGGAAATTCTTCGCCGTGGGCTGGCCGTGGTCGGCGACGATGTTTTTGCAGTCGACGCATCGGCGCAGCCTGGCGTGCGCGTGTGCCTCGGCGCGCCGCGGACGCGCGATGAGCTTGCTCAGGGGCTGCAACTGCTGGCCGAAAGCTTCGCCTCGCCAAACCGCGCGGCTTCCATCGTTTAAGCCCTTCAGGCGCACATCGCGCCGGCACTATACGGCCAATAGCTTTTCCAGCCGGATCGGCAGCTCACGGACCCGCACACCGGTGGCGTGATAAACGGCGTTGGCCACGGCTGCTGCGGTGCCCACGTTGGCGAGTTCGCCGATGCCTTTGACTCCGGCCGGATTGACGAAATCATCCTGCTCGGAGACCAGTATGATGTCGACGTCTGCGATGTCGGCATTCACCGGGATCATATAGTCGGCGAGGTTGTCGTTGACGTAGCGCGCATTGCGCGGATCGATCTCGGTTGCCTCGTGCAGCGCCGACGACACCCCCCAGATCATGCCGCCGAGATACTGGCTGCGCGCAGTGCGCGGGTTCACGATCCGCCCGGCCGCAAATGCGCCGACCATGCGAGGCACCCGGATT
The Rhodoplanes sp. Z2-YC6860 genome window above contains:
- a CDS encoding amidohydrolase family protein; amino-acid sequence: MRELTCSHIQPSADAPAGGAHAIRIDGERIVAVEPVTPGARRLLAMPAPTNAHDHARVTSTTAYGGAGKPLESWIAYLALLPSIDPYLASAVSLSRSALGGAAAIMVHYTRVQGLTDLPTEVAEVARAARDVGVRVGFAVAMRNRNPLVYGPSEPVLAALSPQARTEVEKRYLKPPLSVEQQLALVDAVANAAANPMFDVQYGPQAVQWCTHELLEAIADASKRTGRRIHMHLLETQTQRAWLDANYPGGILKFLDGIGFLSPRLTLAHCTWARPDELELLAARGATISVNTSSNLHLRSGIAPLKEMVKRGCRVALGLDGSTFDEDDDALREMRLAHFLHQGWAFTTDVSRAQMLRMAFHNGRFSVTNRDDGGALAPGMPADILVLDWDAVDHERVRPDLNPQDMLFARSTMRHIHELIVAGRPVVRDGQVLNIDYPVMRDEMLARLRADMHGNEGLAAAISELERAIAAHYQSQPPCC
- a CDS encoding ring-opening amidohydrolase, giving the protein MPVAKVHRISAASPDDVSGIETAIASGRIDPKGVIAVLGKTEGNGLVNDYARGYAALALKLMFERYLGAELAAKICLVMSGGTEGGMSPHWTVFERAEGEGAERPALALGRAHTAALPAEHLGRLPQADMVAEAVHAAMRDARIDDPAAVHFVQVKCPLLTVARTAEAEARGAAVATKDTLKSMNLSRAASALGVALALGEVDRGKLSDAQIGNDWSIWSGRASCSAGIELLDHEVVVMGMSPAWSGSLSIDHAVMTDAIDIEPVRAALSRLGLNSGGQLNSSQRGRLTAVLAKAEASHDGRLRGNRHTMLDDSDISSTRHARAFVCGALAGLIGHAEIYVSGGAEHQGPDGGGPVALIVNRQAE
- a CDS encoding DUF983 domain-containing protein, with amino-acid sequence MASNETAVTPGRALWRGFTMRCPNCGGGSLFGRFLKVADGCPKCGEEYSHHRADDFPAYLVIVLVGHLVVPGVLVMEELYAPPTWLQYLIWLPAIAILALALLQPVKGVVVALQWYCGMHGFEQSKKRRLAAALG
- a CDS encoding aminotransferase-like domain-containing protein; this encodes MDWVPTISEWSGPAFKRIVDALAADIAGGRLKRGQQLPTHRALAQALRLDLTTVTRAYGEARRRGLIEAQVGRGTFVSETTLRAHSDIPQAIKIDFSMNVPPQPLEANLDLHIVQALGALRDEAGLSSFLNYQQPGGNDDEREVAAHWLRRRISAVRPERVVVYPGNQAILFNALLSRCAPGDFVLTEALTFPGMKAAAKRLGLRLVGVAMDTEGVLPDALKSACREYKPKAVYLTPTLHNPTTATMSQKRRAAVADIIQASKTLLIEDDAYGWLNPTASPIANLIPERTYLAVGLSKCIAPALRVSYLHAPDEHSARDMSESLGATMLMGAPLMVALVTHWIKTGVADDIIRAIRDEAAGRQRLAGKFLKAVPHAAGPHGHHLWIPLLQRRNPTGFVGEILRRGLAVVGDDVFAVDASAQPGVRVCLGAPRTRDELAQGLQLLAESFASPNRAASIV